Within Haematobia irritans isolate KBUSLIRL chromosome 2, ASM5000362v1, whole genome shotgun sequence, the genomic segment ctgccgcaaagttgtaaatgtcgcatacacgtcgtaaatgtagaaaaagtagcaaacgtcgcaaactcctAATACATCAGACCCTTCAACTAGGCGGCGAATGAaatccaagatgatgatatatgcgaagaagtttcaattctcaggaatgttcatacaattattaacgagtttaaaaaacttgagaatagagttatttcaattggaaactagaagccaaaattactatgaactactcgatggtgcagtaaacgtgacggtctgtactcgctcatagttaacctttcacaaattactgcagaaactagaaggaaggaaaactacttaagtcttgcAAAAGTGCATTgcactttttggcttattagagccaatttccatactaattaattttcaaaattgtagctagtcattcgttgatgcaactaaagcttggatggacattatggaccacgaaaaccaagaagttgtttgaagttgtgaatgagagatgtaaatctagtagttttgaatatatacaatataaagcattttctgcttaccttttatcggggagcttaactaaattaaattaaaatatattcacaatttctttaattgaaaattaggttttctacactaggtttacgacttttgcgacatacgtattataccgtcgtaaacgtatgtcgcaaaagtcacagtttgcggcAGGCAAACCCTGCGTACGGAGAGGATCATGGACTACCCATAAAGATGTTTcaaattaatgttttttgtAGCTTGGTGTGCTGATTCTAACAAGTTAAAATGTTTACTAGTATCTAGGCGTtgtctaataaaataaatattctctttaaaggtgagtactgcgttcgggtttcgagttgaaaatcactttattttcgcgattgcttttcctgaaatattccaaattataaatgaaaacaaacatattcttgCAAAgttttgccgaaatctagagcgGAAAGTGAACATAGTACTGACCTTAACATAAAAGTCTATCTTCTGACCTTTCGATTGAGGTATTACGTGTCTTCATAGGTCAAGTTTTAGCGAAGTTAGGTTAACCCTAGGCAGCTTATCTACGTCTGAGAGACGTAtgcgttttttagtttttcgctctccctcatgaaaatgagtacggaaaatgtgatttttttgttacacaataaataaaagtttagccAAAAATGCGTTTAAATGACAaggttttgtatataaaatcggTGTTAGTACaaacatttaaaacaaaaatccacaaattttgtccacttGATGACAAACTATGATACGTCCCACAGACATATGTTTAGCTTATCCGTGACTTTCAGTAGGTTAAGTAGCTTGGTGTGCTGATTCTAACAAGGTAAAATGTTTGGTTGTATCTCGAAAAGTCTTtgtctagaaaaaatttccctTTAATATAAAAGTCGATCTTCTGGCCTTTCGATTCAGGTATAACGTGTCTTCATAGGTCATGTTTGAgcaaagttaggttaggtggcagtctgatttgattcaggctcacttagactattcagtccaatgtgtGCAGAATTATCAAGCTTTGAGAAATTAGTATTGATCTTTGACCTCTGCGTGTCATTTTAGTTTAGCATagtatagtttaccactgaccgaccaattgccttataagtagttaagaaagtttctttgtccgcattccaacttgaggaccttgtttctaccgaggagcttatcacaaattacaGTGGCGTGGGCCAACGACTTTTTAGTTTCTTTTATGCCCaatgaaaaataaaaccttgacagaaTACTTGCCGAAGTAACAATGAATTTACATATAAGTTTGGAATTACATGAGAGAGAACAGAAAAACTAACGGCATATTTACCGTTTATTATTTTGAAAGCATTATTTGTCTCTCTTTCAATATGAGAAGTAAGCTCTACAacagttttgttgttgtttttgcacttaaataggAGGGAAAAAACAGAGTTGTATTTCCTTTCATAAGATAGCTATATAATTCAGATTGCCcaacgatttcaataaaagtaaGCCAATCTCTGACCGCATTTGATCATGTGAGTCCAGATGTTCAAtagtcttgggcaaaatcgttcaccgtagtgattcggactcatcgttccttttgtacaaaggaactagttccttcaaatcgttccATCGTTCCTTTTCGTTCCGGATTTTTATAAttgtcatcactgtcatctacTAAAGGCAGACATGacattgtttgtttactttgtgtaacgaagttcgtggtcaattgaacgatacaaaaatatggaaaatttagtgaaattacttcaaatagtttatagtaagaaaaaataatgaaaggaatggaaaatttaaggaaGTAACTAAACTCAGGAAGCCAAACTCTTTGGATGGATTGTTGCATTTAATAATACtacactctgtgcaaaattattcattgcaagaaattacgattttttttgtcGTTTTCGAAGAGCATGAGATGAAATTAATGATTCTATTAAATAGCAGCATATCAATCAATGATTTAAAAACATACGCGccaaaaatgaatgaattggcAAATAGCTCaaacagaagtaaaaaaaatcaaactgcgATCCGCGGAACGATGGAgcgcaaattgaaaattaaactaaatgacaaaaggaacgatgagaacgaaagagatggaactagtgacggtcgttccttttagtgaaccgttcattggaactagttcgttccgaAACGACACAAGACTAATGTTCAATACACttcgatttttatttcttttgttatgTATAAGATATTCCGGAGTCGAATTTGATCTCGTTTGCACtttcttattattattcaaTTGCAGATAATTGTAGTTCTTTATGCCATGTTTAGTTGGATCTTCTGAGGTCAATGCTCTGTTTTATCAATTTTCCCTACACCTCTGAAGTTTCGATGTTTCCTATTCTACATATCGGAAAAAAGTTGTATTTTCATTTTGCTGAGCCAGCACAATTTCTTTGATTCTTCGAAAGTTTTACCTTTGTTCTTCTAGGTAGTTCTTTTGGCATTATGTACATATGTACATCAAATGATGAAATTCagcaattaaatgaaaaatttctttaaatacgaAAACTACAACACAAAGTTTAGATTTAGTTTTGACAGATCATTAAAACATAATTTAGGGTGATTTCAAGCACCATGCTTATAAaattagaaaagaaaaattaattcgTTTTTATCATAGGGTTTTTTCTCAAAAAGATAACAGTAAATCTCTCTTACGTTGTTCTTGCTTTTCAATCGAGGCTCATCACAATATCGCTTTGATAATATCCAGTTGCCGAACACGCATGCTCTTCTTCTTCATCAACAGCAGTCTGGGCTTGAgttttcttttgcttttttcACTTATAGCTCCAACATAGGCAATTATTTGCTATTGCTTCAGGTATTATTGTAAAGTATTTCACCACTTAATCacaaaatgaatttattttcaatgctttcttgatttttttaaaaagtccaCAAAACAAAATACTGTCTGCACTCAATAACAAAAGAAACCAAAGTAAATTTGTTGTGGCAAATTATGGTACATGTGTGTGTGCGCTCGCGTGTCTGTTAATTGTAAATAACACATGGTTGTATATTCTAGTAATACAAAAGAGCATGTAACCCCCCAAGTCTAATACAATTCGTTTATTTTACCAAGCACTTTTCTGAATTGAATTCGTATGTGAAATTTTTTGCAAGCAATTGCAATGCAATTTCGATCATAGTTTTATCCAGGCTTTTTGTCAAAGATCTCAACATTACGTGTGAGCCACCCATTACGGACAAACATCGAAACGAACgaacaaacatacacacacatccaATCGCTTCAAAGCCTGTATGCATGTAGATACAGATAGTTATCTTTCAATAGAATCGAAATGAAAagataaatagcaaatttttgttaaaccccaattgatttttttataaataaaattaaaaactcttttttctttattaaggtaagtactatgttcgcttttcgcgttgaaattttcgcggttactttattaaaacagttcaatataaatcagataaattaactcaatttatgcacagtttcttgttcccctagatttcggcaagactttacaggaataagtttgttttcatttataattttgattatttaaggaaaagtaatcgcgaaaataaagtggttttcaactcgaaaaaggaacatagtacacacctttaTAAACGAATTGCGGCGAGAAAAAACTTGAACCGGCAAAATTGTTGCACAAAACAGAAAAAGGGGCAACAATAAGAATTATCGGTCTCACTCGCTCACTCGTATGTGTAAAATGCAACTGGTTTAGCACGTCTTCCCTTTCATGTACATACAATTCTGGAGAAAATTGCGCCAAAAAagattaaacaaaaagaaacttcACACACAAATTCTTGCAAATTGGAATAAAGAGTAGGGGGTAAAAACTCATGAAATTATACGCAAAGAAatgttagcaattttttttctatcacatatttataaaaaccgaacggaaataaaattacaaattaaatgCCCATCTTGAAGATATTGCAAATAAATCTGAGATACATTTGACAATCTTTTCACCACTTACCAATTCGCAAGCCCAATGTAGAAGCACTTTCATTTGAAGATGGTTTGGTTTCACTACTCACTTTATATCTTTAAATAATTGTCTTTATTTTGCCAATGTTCTTTATTGAAttgtattttgttgttttttattgaatttacatttaaataaacaaaattaaacttttttaaccTAGCCCCACACTAGCACATATTCGTTGTGGTACAATTTAACGTAGTTTTTCATCCCTATTTAGCCCTTTTGCATGCCAGTAGTGTCAACTGTGATTGTTGACAGTTGTAcataaatcgattttcgataaaACAAAATACCCATAGTGGAAATAAGTTTACTAGCTGATAACGCAGTTACATTATGTTATTGTCTCCATCGAGGAGTCCTATTTTCGTGTTTGGCACTGCAAATCCAAATGATttcgacaattaaatttttgtagtgtTATTAAATTAAACCGTTGGTACTCTTTCATATAAGTTTTgataagatttcattaaaatattttgagtttCGGTTTGAAACCCGTTTTAAagaccggtatgcacctctaaacTGTATTATTGGCATGAAACAggaattttcaaaagagaataACGCATTTATGTAGCTATTGCGTAAACTACTGTTGCATGCCAATAAAGCAGTTTTGCCGTGTGTCTCTggtaaaaaatgtaaacaatcgataacataGACGTCCGAAAATTTCGCATTCAAAagcagaaattttgcaaaatctagtgAAGCTTTTGATATTTGtaacaaattgtaaaaatttctttgaaaatttattttgcaagcCGATAAGGCAGTTTTCTTTTGGGAGATATTAATCATTTTGAGcacgaaattttagcaaaaatagcTACGTATTTCTCATTAGTAACAATTTCTTAATGTGTGATTAGGgcgggagtcaccgtggtgcaatggttagcatgcccgccttgcatacacaaggtcgtgggttccattcctgctacgaccgaacaccaaaaatttttcagcggtggattatctcacctcagtaatgctggtgacatttctgagggtttcaaagcttctctaagtggtttcactggaatgtggaacgccgttcggactcggctataaaaaggaggtcccttgtcattgagcttaatggcgttttcttttcttgtaaaaaatgcacactttttttgcattttgcccggaaaatgttcttttctaaaaaaacaggcaaaagtgcgaaaaggcttcgaattctgttgtgaaaatagcgccacgcatagaggcaaattacgggcattttcagcactgccaacaaacgagagtgctgcgattgccctgtttccttctttgaattcttttctgcccgctgaaatgatagcatttttttaggtttctggtaacattttaaaaatgcgcattctgtacagacaaaatgaaggcaaagcacttttttcagaaaagaaaacaccataacatggaatcgggcagcactcagtgataagagagaagttcaccactgtggtatcacaatggactgaatagtctaagtgagcctgatacatcgggctgccacataacctaacctaacctagggcggAAGTGTGTCGGTAAGGTAGTTGCTTGCACCTCTTGCGAATATGTAATTTTAATCATGCGAGCAAAAGTTTCCTCATTCTGTTGTAATCGACTTACTTTATTTTCTCCATAAAGGTATAGGAAACATATAACCATTATTTCTACCACCTTCATGGACAAATCCCCCCCAAAGCCCCAACTGTATTATCGGCATGTAGTTAAATGtccttttaaataataaatttattaatctaTATCCCTATGAAATCAACAGTGGTATTCACATAATTTTCGCGAGCTTACTGCGATAACGCAGATAATGTGAGCAATCGATAACATCGTCCTAACGAAACATATTCGCAAACAAAAATAACTATGCATTTGTAATTAGTAGAATAAGATACCTTTGCATGCCTATAATACAGTGTTACAATGTATTCCCTATAACAGTCGATAATTTTCGGATTTTTCGTTTGTATACCAATAACACAGTGTTACCATGTGCCTTCTATGACAGTCGATAATTGTTGAATTTTTCGTTTGTATTCCAATAACACAGTGTTACAACGTATTCCCAATAACAGTCGGTGATTTTCGGTTTTTCGTTTGCATGCCGATAACCCAGGGTTACAACGTATTCCCTATAACAGTAGATGTTTTTCGGTTTTTCGTCTGTATGCCGATAACACAATGTTACAACGTATTCCCTATAACGGTCGATGATTTTCGGTTTTTCGTTTGTatgggtaggtactatgttcggttttcgagttgaaaaccactttattttcgcgattacttttccttaaataaccaaaattataaatgaaaacaaacttattcctgtaaagtcttgccgaaatctagaggaacaagaaactacgcatcaattgagttaatttgtctgctttatattgaactgttttaataaagtaaccacgaaaatttcaacgcgaaaagcgaacatagtacttaccttatagTGATAACCCAGTGTTACAGTGTATTCcctataggttaggtatagtggcagcccgatatttcaggctcacttagactattcagtccattgtgataccacagtggtgaacttctctcatatcactgagtgctgcccgattctatgttaagatcaataacaggggacctcctttttatagcagagtccgaacggcgttccacattgcagtgaacccacttagagaagctttgaaacacccagaaatgtcaccagcattatgcgctttacagactatcagttattccggacggaatgtcggtgtttgtaaagaatcttacagtgtgtcggatcgatacgacatgtcagcgatgactaaataatcggtaaatgtgttatcgatcccataaacatgcagcagtatcgattatgccttcggacttaacttatatgtgcacaatatatgggatatgttcgacacgagcactgtcgtccggaataactgatagtctataaagcgcattactgaggtgggataatccaccgcagaaaactttttggtgttcggtcgaagcaggaatcgaacccacgaccattgcaccacggtggttccctatTCCCTATAACAGTCGATGATGTTTTGACTTTTCGTTTGTATGGCGATAACATAGTGTTGCATGTATTTCGTAGGGAAGAATAATGTAAACAAGGCCTTGCGAAATTTTCGGTTGCAAAAACTCCAGTGCATTTCTTATTTTCTAGTCTGGCGATAATTAAGCCCAGTATGCACCTCTAAGAAATTTCCGCTGCCCATAACATAAGGCATTGCTATATTTAGTAAGGAAAATTCCAAGAGGtgttattatcgattgtttatatTTTGCTATCATAAGAAATGCAAAGGAAAACTGCTTTCTAGGAAAACTTCTTTTCGGTAGAATGACTTTAAactgtaaacaatcgataacaacaTGTTGTAGACTTTTGattggtatatatgggagcatgggagccaccgcggtgcaatggttagcatgcccgccttgcatcgggctgctacctaacctaacctaactatataCAGCAATGCCGACCTTTAATTGTTATGTTAATACACTTGGATATGTTCGCATGTCTAGGGAGCCTCTAACATGATTGTTATCGATAACATTGTACAATCGATTATTATCGTGAGATTGTCAtcgtttaagcaaaatttgacacattgGAACGGCAATAACAAATCCTGGATTTTGGGTGAAAATATACCAATTCTATCCAAGATCTTAACACAAAAATTACTCAAAGATGGGGCGACGCTCCATTAATACCACTAAAAGTGGTAAATATATGAATCCCACTGACCAAGCAAGTAAGTACATTAGATGGATACTGATACATCCTTGGCCAAAGGCCGCCTGCAAATTTCACTGATGAACTTTTTCCAACATTGAACTATAGGAAAGGAGGCTCGCAAAAAGGAATTAAAAAAGAATAAGAAACAAAGACAAATGGTTAGAGCAGCTGTGCTGAAAAATAAAGATCCCGGACAAATATTAGAGGAAATGGAGAAAATTGATGAAATGGGTATATATCATACATCACCACATTGTGTGCTTACTAATAGACCTTTACTACTTCTTCCATAGAATATAATGTGTTGCAGCCATCACCACTTAACGAAAAGGTTTTGAGGGATAAACGTAAAAAGCTCAAGGAAACTTTCGAAAGAGTTATGCGGCTTTATGTGAGTAGAATGTTCCAAGGTGATGTTCATCATATTACTATATCCTTTATCTGCCTTCTTTGCAGTATAATGATGATCCAGAACATTGGTCCGAATTGAAACGAAAAGAGGTTGAATACGAAAAGAAACGTCTAAAGAAACAGCAATACTATGAAAGTGTCAAACATGCCCAGAGTGTACAAATTGATGAGATTCCCTTACCctcaagtacacaaaccccagCTGCGGGTGGAGCTCCTCCGTTTCCTGGACCCAAACGTTTACCTCCACCACCAACAGCTTTATCATTGCCACCATTTGCTCCTGGTGCTCCTCCAGGAGCTCTTAAAAAACTCAATGATCAGGTAAATATTGGACCATTACATTacccacaaaaaaaatcaaagcatTCTTACTCTATCATGTAGATAAGCAAACCCATAGATAAACCAGATGATCACAAACGTAAAGAAATAATTGGTGTTCCCGTTGGACCTcctcccgatttggctgatatgtctgatttggatacagatgccgaAGACAATGAAGTGGTCTTAAAGAAATATGTTTCCAAATCGAAATCATCCAAACCTGTACCCAAACCTAATTCCCTGCAACAAAGAATGTTAGCTATATCAGGTCAAAATATCGACGATTTTATGAAAGAAATGGAAAATGTTCACAAGAAAAAGGTGGCTGCTAGTCGAGGAGAGAGTGATAAGACCGGTGATGATGCTAAAGGCAAAAGAAATGACAAGGATGCTGATGgtcatgatggtgatgatgatgacgatgaagaTGATGATGAGGACAAAACCGATTTATCAGAGTGTAGTTTTAGCGATGAAGAAGATGATGATGAAGACAGTGATACGGCAAAAAGAAAGCGCACCACCTCCAACTCAGAAGATACATCTGCTATACCTACACCTGCTGCCGTTTCAGCAGCAGCTGTCCCTATGCCTGTGGCTATTGCTTTACCAAATATACCAGCTCCTCCCCAACCTCACATATCATTGCATGGACCACCACCTATGATGTTTAGACCACCTCCCAGACCGCCGGCTATGCATGGATTTGGAATTCGTATGCCTCCTGGTCCACCACCACGCCCGGGAATGGGTGGTATGCCACGTATGGGAATTCGTATACCAGGACCACCTCCCGGCTTACCACCACGAATGGCCCAACACCACAAAATGCAACAACAACTGCAGAATAAGGACAGTAAGGGTGTAACAACTATCACAGCGAAACCTCAAATTAGGtgggtatatatttttattgtggGATAAATTCGGTAGACAAACGCCAATAGAAAATCACTCGATGAAATGAAAATTGCTAAAGATTATTAATCGAGAAACTATTTTGGAAAGCTCAATGCATTAACATTTTCATACGTCTTTCTTGCGGTTTCGCCTTTATggatgaaaaatggaaaatatagaAGAGAAAACTCTTTATTAGTGtcctcaaaatttcaaaattcctatgaagatcctcaaaaaaatcaaatttttatatgaaaaacttatttaggccatatctccttcaatatgagtGAGCCCCAGAGGGAA encodes:
- the LOC142226816 gene encoding uncharacterized protein LOC142226816, producing MGRRSINTTKSGKYMNPTDQARKEARKKELKKNKKQRQMVRAAVLKNKDPGQILEEMEKIDEMEYNVLQPSPLNEKVLRDKRKKLKETFERVMRLYYNDDPEHWSELKRKEVEYEKKRLKKQQYYESVKHAQSVQIDEIPLPSSTQTPAAGGAPPFPGPKRLPPPPTALSLPPFAPGAPPGALKKLNDQISKPIDKPDDHKRKEIIGVPVGPPPDLADMSDLDTDAEDNEVVLKKYVSKSKSSKPVPKPNSLQQRMLAISGQNIDDFMKEMENVHKKKVAASRGESDKTGDDAKGKRNDKDADGHDGDDDDDEDDDEDKTDLSECSFSDEEDDDEDSDTAKRKRTTSNSEDTSAIPTPAAVSAAAVPMPVAIALPNIPAPPQPHISLHGPPPMMFRPPPRPPAMHGFGIRMPPGPPPRPGMGGMPRMGIRIPGPPPGLPPRMAQHHKMQQQLQNKDSKGVTTITAKPQIRNLSADVTRFVPSTLRVKRDDSRKPNRTKPFTQESTARPAESNNAASKDDAYIQFMSEMQGLL